From the genome of Gryllotalpicola protaetiae:
TCACGCCCGCCTCGCGCTCGGAGAGCGAGTCGAGCAGGCTCTCGAGCTGCTTCTGCAGCATCGTGAAGCCGACGGCGTCGGCCGGCACGACCGCCTCGGTGTCCTCGATGAGGTCGCCGAACTCGCTGTCGCCGTCTTCGCCGAGCGGGGTGTGCAGGGAGATCGGCTCGCGGCCGTACTTCTGCACCTCGACGACCTTCTCGGGCGTCATGTCGAGCTCGCGGCTCAGTTCTTCCGGCGTGGGCTCGCGGCCCAGGTCCTGCAGCATCTGGCGCTGCACGCGGGCGAGCTTGTTGATGACCTCGACCATGTGCACCGGGATGCGGATGGTGCGGGCCTGGTCGGCCATGGCGCGGGTGATCGCCTGGCGGATCCACCACGTGGCGTAGGTCGAGAACTTGAAGCCCTTGGTGTAGTCGAACTTCTCGACGGCGCGGATGAGGCCCAGGTTGCCTTCCTGGATCAGGTCCAGGAACTGCATGCCGCGGCCGGTGTAGCGCTTGGCGAGCGAGACGACGAGGCGCAGGTTCGCGCCCAGGAGGTGGCTCTTGGCGCGCTGGCCGTCACGGGCGACCCAGGTGAGCTCGCGACCCAGCTGGGTGCGCTTCTCCTTGTCGTCCATGTGCGACAGCTTCTCTTCGGCGAACAGGCCGGCCTCGATGCGCATCGCGAGCTCGACCTCCTGCTCGGCGTTGAGCAGCGCGACCTTTCCGATCTGCTTCAGGTAGTCCTTCACCGGGTCGGCGGTGGCGCCCGTGATGGTGGTCGAGTAGACGGGGACGTCGTCGTCCTCGTCGGCCGCACGCAGCACGATCGCGCCAGTGGGCAGCGGCTCGGTCATCTCGGGAGCGGCCGGCTTCTCTTCAGCCTCGTCGGATTCCTCGGAGTCGTCGTTCTCTTCGGCCGCAGGCGCGGCCTCGACCACAACCTCGGTCTCGGGCGCGTCGCCCTCGTCGAGCTCTTCCTCGTTCTCGGCCTCGTCGTTCGCAGCAGCCTTCTTGGTGCTGGTGCGCTTGGTCGCGGTCGCCGCCTTCGCGGTCGTCGTCTTCTTCGCGGTGGCAGGGGTCTTCGCGGCAGTCTTAGCGGCCATGGTCGTCACCTTCCGTCCGTATTGCGGACATTACAAAGGCCCATGTCAAGTCCGGGTGGTGACGGCACCGCTGTCATTCAGCTGGCGCCCCGCGAACATGAACGGGTCCTGAGCTTCAAGTATGGCACAGGCGCCGGGTGGCGAGCGTCAGCCCCGCGCGGCCTTTCGGCGAGCCCATGCATCATTCAGTGCAACCCAGATCGGGGCCACGCGTATTCCCTCTTCGTCCAGCATCCGCGCCCGCGTGCGGCGCCTCGCCCGCACGACGCCGACCAGCCCGACCGCCAGCACGGCGAACACGATGAGGAACGCGACGCGGAAGGACGCGAGCGAGTACATCGGCTGTCCGAAATGCGAATGGGCGAGGTCGAGCAGCGACCCGATGACGTAGATCATGACGAAGCTGGCGCTGAAGCCGCCGACATTGACGACCCCGTTCGCCGAGCCGAGGGCGTGCAGCGGATTCGAGGTGCGCGCGAAGTCGAATCCGATCGCAGAGCCCGGGCCGCCGATCCCGACGATCACGAGCATCAGCACAACGACGGCGAACGGCGGCTTCCCCGGCCAGAGCAGCATGACGGCCCAGATCGCCGCCATGGCCGCGACCACCATGAGAACGATGTTCGATCGGCGCAGCGGGTGGCGCCCGGTGAGCACGCCGAGGATCGGCCCCACGACCATGCCGGCGACGACCGGAACGATGAGAAGGACGGATGCCTCGGCTCGGGGGTAGCCGAGCCCGAAGACGAGAAACGGCAGCCCCCACATCAGCGTGAACATCGTCATCGGGCTCATGGTGACGAAATGCGACCAGAAGCCGAGCTGCGTGCCCGGCATCTTGAGGCTCTCCCCCAGCTGTCGCAGCGACTGGGTCCAGTTCTCGGGGCGCGGACCCTCGACCGCATCGGCCGGACGGTCGACGACCAGGGTCGTGACGAGCACCACCCCGAGCACGACGAATGCCGCGGCTGAGAGGAATGCGGGCGTCCACCCCGCCTCGTGCAGGATCGCCGCGAACGGCACAGCCGAGAGCACCTGGCCGAGCTGGCCGACGTTGCTGACCCACTGCACCGCGACGGGCACCCTGCGGCCGGGGAACCACGAGCTCACGAGCCGGATCACGGACAGGAACACCGTCGCGTCGCCCGCGCCGACGAGCACGCGGCCGACGATGGCGTCGCCGATGTTCGGCGAGAGCGCGACGACGACCTGGCCGACGGCCATGACGCCGAGACCCCCGATCATCATGCGGCGCGGGCCGAACCGGTCGAGCAGCACCCCGAACGGGATCTGCGCCCCTGCGTAGACGACGAGCTGGAGCACGGCGAGCATCGACAGCACGGCGGCGCTCGCATGGAATCGCTCGGTGGCGCTGACGCCGGCGACGCCGATGGTCGTCCGCTGGGTGATGGCCACCAGATACGCGAAGAGCCCGGTCGCATAGACCAGGGCTCCGCGGCGGCTCACTCAGTCAAGGCTATCGCCTGCGTCGTCCTTGCCGTGGCGGCGCTGGTGCGCCAGGAACTGCTCCAGCTCGGCGGCGATCTCGTCGGCCGACGGCAGGTTGCCGGCATCCGCCAGCCCGCGCTTGATCGGGTTGTCCTGCATATACGTGTCGTGCCGCTCCTCGAGCGCGCCGACCAACCGCTCGAGCTCCTGGTTGCTCTGCACCTGCTCGTTGATGTTGGCGACGAAGTCGCGGTCGTCGTCGCGCAGGAAGTCGGTGGGGAACACGAGACCCGTCGATGCGGCGATGCTCTGCAGCGCCGTGATCAGCGCCGCCGGGTATTCGGTGTCACCGAGGTAGTGCGGAACGAGCACGACGAACCCGGTCGTCAGGTGCTCGCGCTCGGTGAGGCGGTACTCGATCAGGTGCATGGCGGTCGCCGGCGCCTGCGTGCGCGGCCGCCACGCCGAGAGCTGCTCGATCAGCTCGGCGTTGTTGCCGCTCACCGTCACCGACAGCGGCCGGGTGTGGGGCACCGGCATCGGGATCGCGTGCACCCACGTCGTGCTCGAGACCTCGAGCGTCTCGATGAGGCCGATGACGGCGGCGCTGAACGCCTCCCATTCGAAGTCGGGCTCGTAGCCGTGCAGGAACAGGAACGGCCGCCCGACCTCGTCGTCGACGAGGTAGAGGGCGAGCTTCGGCGGCGCGTAGTCGGTGAGGTGGTCCTGCTCGAACGTGAAGGTCGGTCTGCGCGCTCGGTAGTCGAGCAGGATGTCGTTGTCGAACAGCGCGATCAGCTCGTGCCTCGGCAGGTTCTCAAGCGTGTATGCGCCGAGCTGCGAAACCGTCCCGCCTGCGTCGGCGAACCCCGTCAGACCGCCCACGAGCGGAAGCCCGGCCGGCACGTCCATCGCGGCGGCGGTGAGCTCGTAGAGTTCGCGGGGGTTGCGCATTCTTCAACTGTAGGCGCGGGGTGCGCACGGCTCGGGGCGGTGGGTGATGCCCAGAGCGAACAGGGCCGGCCGCGTACGTCGATAGGGTTTTTCGCATGACCGCAGCTGAGCTCATCATCGTTCCCGAGGTGGCCGTAGCCGACGCCGAGATCCTGGTGTTCGCCGCGACGGCCGACAAGCCCGCACCGACCGTCGTCGGCGCGGAACTCGCCCCAGAGCTGGTCAGGGCGGTCGCCGAGCAGCTTCCGTTGGTCGGCTTCGGCGGCGGTGCCGACGAGCTCGCGCGGCTCGCTGTCGACGGCCGTGCGATCGCCGTGATCGGTCTCGGGAAGAGCGTGACGGCGGACGGGGTGCGGGCGGCGGCCGGTTCGGCTGTGCGGCAGCTTGCCGGTGCGGCATCCGTCGCCCTCGCCCTGACCGCCGATGACGAGCTGCTGCCTGCCGTGCTGGCCGGCGCCGCGCTCGGCTCCTACTCCTACGACGTGTATCGCACGGCGAGCAAGGCGGGCGCGAAGACGCCGGTCGCGCGCATCCAGGTGGTGAGCGGGGTGGCGGATGCCGCAGCCGCGCTCACCCGCGCCAGGGTCGACGCCGACGCGGTGGCGCTCGTCAAGGACCTCTTCAACCAGCCGCCCCTCGACCTGTACCCCGAAACCTTCGTGCACGCGGCCCGTGAAGCGGTGGGCCACCTGCCGGTCGCGGTGCAGGTGTGGGACGAGCAGGCGCTCGCGGACGAGGGCTTCGGCGGCATCCTGGGGGTCGGCCAGGGGTCGACGCGCGGGCCCCGCCTCGCCAAGCTGAGCTACTCCCCCGTCGGCGCGACCCAGCACCTGGCGCTGGTCGGCAAGGGCATCACCTTCGACTCGGGCGGCCTGTCGCTCAAGCCGCCCACCGGCATGATCGGCATGAAGGGCGACATGACGGGTGCGGCGGTCGCGCTCGCCGCAGTGCGCGCGGTCGCCGAGCTCGAGCTGCCCGTGCGGGTCACCGCGTGGCTGTGTCTCGCAGAGAACATGCCCTCCGGCGCTGCCATTCGCCCGGGGGACGTGCTGCGCATCCGCGGCGGGAAGACCGTCGAGGTGCTGAACACCGACGCAGAGGGGCGGCTCGTCATGGCGGACGGGCTCGTCGCAGCCAGCGAGGAGCACCCTGACCAGCTCATCGACGTCGCGACACTGACCGGCGCCAAGGTGACGGCGCTCGGCGTGCGGTACTCCGCGGTCATGGGTGACGACGGCCTCGTCGACGAACTGCGCGCGGCTGCAGCCGACTCGGGCGAGCTGCTCTGGCCGATGCCGCTGCCGGACGAGCTGCGCGCGACCATCAATTCGGGAATAGCGGACCTCGCGAACGCGAACCCCGGCGTCGCCGCAGGGGGGATGCTGCTGGCCGGCGTCTTCCTGCGCGAGTTCGTCGGCGCGCAGGCCGACGGCGACGACGCGCCCCGGATTCCGTGGGCGCACCTCGACATCGCCGGCTCCGAGGAGAACAAGGGCGGCCCGTACGGCTTCACCGGCAAGGGCGGCACGGGCGTCGCCGTGCGCCTGCTCGTGCGCCACGCTGAGCGGCTCGCCGCCGCGGCGAGCACGGTCGGCTAGGGTCGCGAGCGTGGCAGACCACACCTTCGATCTCGTCGTGCTCGGCGGCGGCAGCGGAGGCTACGCGGCAGCGCTGCGCGCAGCCGAGCTCGGCTCCCGGGTCGCGCTCATCGAGAAAGGCAAGGTCGGCGGCACCTGCCTTCACCGCGGCTGCATCCCGACGAAGGCGCTGCTGCACAGCGCCGAGATCGCCGACTCCGCGCGCGATGCGGAGAAGACCGGCGTGCTGGCGACCTTCGAGGGCATCGACCCCGAGAGGCTCGCCGCCTACCGCGACGGCGTCGTCGCCAGGAAGTACAAAGGACTGCAGGCGCTCATCCGCGCCCGCGGCATCACCGTCGTCGAAGGGTTCGGGCGCCTGGTCTCCGGCACGACGGTCGCTGTCGGCGACGACGTCTACGAGGGACGCAACGTCGTGCTCGCGACCGGCGCTTCCGCTCGGACGCTTCCCGGGCTCGAGATCGGCGGCCGCGTGATCACGAGCGACGAGGCGCTGCAGCTCGACCACGTACCGGCCTCGGTCGCGGTGCTCGGCGGCGGGGTGATCGGCGTCGAGTTCGCGAGCCTCTGGCGATCGCTCGGCGCGGAGGTCACCATCATCGAGGCGCTGCCGCATCTGCTCCCCCTCGAGGACGAGGCGATCAGCAAGGGCCTGGAGAGGGCCTTTCGCCGCAGGGAGATCGACTTCCGCCTCGGCGTGCCGTTCCGCGGCGCCGAGCAGACGGATGCCGGCGTGACCGTGGCTCTTGAGAACGGTGACACGATCGAGGTCGAGCTGCTTCTCGTCGCGGTCGGGCGCGCGCCGGTCACCGGCGGCCTCGGTCTCGAAGAGCTCGGCGTCGAACTCGAGCGCGGTTTCGTCGCGACCGACGAACGGCTGCAGACATCCGTGCCAGGCCTGTACGCCGTCGGCGACATCGTCGCCGGCCCCCAGCTCGCGCACCGCGGCTTCCAGCACGGCGTGTTCGTCGCGGAGGAGATCGCGGGGCTCGCCCCCGCCGTCATCGGCGACGCGCTCATCCCGAAGATCGCGTACTGCAGCCCAGAGGTCGCCTCCGTCGGACTGAGCGAAGCCGCCGCGGTCGAGCGCTACGGCGCCGACGCGGTGAACGCCGTCTCGTCGTACGAGTACAGCCTTGCCGGCAACGCGCGCAGCGAGATCCTCGGCACGAACGGCGTCGTGAAGATCGTGCGTGTGGCTGGCGGCCCCGTCGTCGGCATCCATCTGCTCGGCGCACGAGTGGGCGAGCTCATCGGCGAGGCGCAGCTCGCCGTCGGGTGGGAGGCCCACCCGGAGGACGTCGCGCCGTTCGTCCACGCCCACCCGACGCAGAACGAAGCGCTGGGCGAGGCGTTCCTGAAGCTCGCAGGCAAGCCGCTGCACGCGCTGTGAGCCGGCCACTTGGCAATAAGCTAGTTCCGAACTGAAGGTCTAAGGAGACAGTCACATGAGCGAATCCGTCAGCCTCCCGGCACTCGGCGAGAGTGTTACAGAAGGCACGGTTACCCGCTGGCTCAAGAACGTCGGCGATCGTGTAGAGGTCGACGAGCCCCTGCTCGAGGTCTCGACCGACAAGGTCGACACCGAGATCCCCTCTCCGGTGGCAGGCGTCATCGAGGCGATCCTCGTGCAGGAGGACGAGACCGTCGAGGTCGGCACCGCGCTCGTGACCATCGGCGACGGCAGCGGCGCCGCCGCCCCGGCCGAGGCGGAGCCGGCCCCTGCTGCTGCGCCGGAGCCTGTCGCGCCCCCCGAGCCCGCACCGGCGCCCGAGCCCGTCGCGGCCCCCGCGCCTGAGCCTGTTCCCGCTCCCGAGCCTGTCCCGGCCCCCGCGGCCGCGCCCGCGGCTGTGGTCGCTCCGGAGCCCGTGGCGGCTCCCGCTGCTGCCGCGCCCGCTCCTCAGCCTGTTGCACCGGCTGCTCCTGCTGCCCCGGCTCCGGCCCCTGCAGCCGCGGCCCCTGCTGCGCCCGCCGCGGGCGGCGCCCACGCGGGCGGCGGCTACGTCACCCCGATCGTTCGCAAGATCGCGAGCGAGCAGGGCGTCGACCTCAACAGTGTGGCCGGCACCGGCGTCGGCGGTCGCATCCGCAAGGAGGACGTGCTCAACGCCGCCTCCGGTGCGAGCTCAGCGCCCGTCGCGGCTCCGGCTCCGGCTCCTGCTCCGCTCGAGGTCTCGCCGCTGCGCGGAAGCACCGTTGCGGCCACGCGCCTGACGAAGGTCATGTCGCAGCGCGCGGTCGAGTCGATGCAGCAGACGGCTCAGCTCACCACCGTCGTCAAGGTCGACGTCACCAAGGTCGCCGCGCTGCGAGACAGGGTGAAGGCCGACTTCCAGGCCAAGACCGGAAACAAGCTGTCCTTCCTGCCGTTCTTCGCCAAGGCGGCGCTTGAGGCGCTGCAGGTCTACCCGATCATCAACTCGACGTTCGACGGTGAGAACATCACCTACCCCGCCACCGAGAACCTCGCGATCGCCGTCGACACCGACCGCGGCCTGCTCACGCCGGTGATCAAGGACGCCAGCTCGCTTGACATCGCCGGCCTCGCCGCGCAGATCGCCGACCTCGCCGGCCGCACGCGCGACAACAAGCTGAAGCCCGACGAGCTCGCCGGCGGCACGTTCACGCTGACCAACACCGGGTCGCGCGGCGCGCTGTTCGACACTCCGGTCGTGTTCCTGCCGCAGTCCGCGATCCTCGGCACGGGCATCGTCGTCAAGGAGCCGACCGTCATCAAGGCCGACGGCCAGGATGTCATCGCGATCCGCTCGATCGTCTATCTCGCCCTGTCGTACGACCACCGCACCATCGCGGGGGCAGACGCTGCGCGCTACCTGGGCGCTGTCAAGGCCCGTCTCGAGCAGGCGGCCTTCGAGGGCGACCTCGGCATCTAGGGACGTCAGTTCTCATACAGCTGTCTCAGCTTCCACCCGGCCTCGGTCCTCATCAGCAGGGCCGAGGCCGGCGCCGTACCCGGGTCGTTCGGAGTCAGTGCGATGAGTGCTGAATCGCCGGTGCGTTCGAGCAGTGAGGGCGTAAGCCCGGCGAGCGGGCGCGCAGGCCGATCGAGGGCGGATGCCTGCCCGTCCGCGACGCGCGCCAAACAGACCGCCCGCCCGTCGCCCCTCACGTCCAGGCATCCGTCGCGCTGTGCGAGCAGGACGGAGGCCGCGGCAACCGGATCAGCGCCGAACAGGGCGGCGTCGTGCGCGGCCGTCGGAGCGGTGCTCGGCGTCGTGCGCGCATCAGACCGCACCGCGGCGCCGCCGCCTGCGCGCGGTGGCGCCGCGGGCGCAGTGGCGTCGCCGGGCAGAAGCGCGACAGCGACGAACGTCAGCGCCGCGGCAGCAGCGCCGGCGATGAGCAGAAGTCGACCGCGGCCGTGAATGCGGCCGAGGACCTCTGCGGTGCGTGCGCGCAGCCGCGCCAGCGGTCCGGCGAGCAGGGCGGCCGGCCCGGCGTCGAACGCTTCGATCAGAATCGAGCCGCTCGGGCGGCGGTGCGCCGCGCTCACCCGTCGCTCGCCGAGCGGTGACTGCGCTGTCTCGTGGTGGGCGGCGGGTGCGCCGGAGAGCTGCACGGGTTCGGGCTCGGCGAGCTCGAACAGCGCCGCTTCGAGCCGGTCGACGGTCTGCTCGTTCTCGCCTGCGGTGAGGGTGGCCAGCGCGAGGCCCAGACCGACCTGGGCGGGCCCGAGTGCGCCGCCTGCTCGTCCGTGCGCGATGAGCCCGAGCCGGTCAGCCAGGTCTGCGACCGCGCGCCAGTCGTCAGCCGTTCCCTGCGCGCCGGCGAGGACGATCTCGCGCACATCGTCGAGCCCGAGAATCAGGGGCGTGCCGGCGTGGTCGAAGCGCACGAGCCCCGCGTCGAGCGCGACGCAGCAGAACCCTGCGGAGTGCAGGGCGGCGACGGCGCGCGCGGCGCTGATCACGATCGTGACCGCCTCGCCGGCCGGCAGCCGGCGGCGCCGCGCGAGCACGTCGGCGAGCGCCGGCCCGGCGACTTCGTGCAGCTGCAACTCGCGCCGCTCCCCCAGCACCGTCACATCGAGCACCCGGGGAAGATGCGCGGACTCGCTCGCGATCAGCGCGGCGGCCCGTCGGCCGAACGCGACTGCGTCAGAGGCGACCGCGGCCGAAGCATCCGTCATGCCGCTCATCCTGCTGGCCCGCGGCTGACCCGGAACCGCCAGAGCCCGGCAGAAGTGGACAACCCCCGGTACAACGGCCCTGTGCTGTGCGAGTGCACCCCCTTGGCATAGGCTGGCGGGACAACTTCAGACCACCGACGTAGGGAAATCCTCCGACATGATCGAGTACCGCGTCACGGGACTAAGCGCCAATTCCGTGCCGTATCTCGAAGCCCTCGAACTCCAGCGTGAGACCCACGCTGCCGTGGTTCGCGGGGCGGCGCCCGACACCGTTCTGCTGCTTGAGCACCCGTCCGTGTTCACGGCCGGCAAGCGCACAGAGGCCTCTGAGCGGCCGACAGACGGCACGCCCGTGATCGACGTCGATCGCGGCGGCAAGATCACCTGGCACGGCCCGGGGCAACTGGTCGGCTACCCGATCATGCGTCTCAAGGAGCCCGTCGACGTGGTCGCGTTCGTCCGCCGCCTCGAGCAGCTGATGATCGACGTCATCGCCGAGTTCGGCGTGGACGGGCATCGCGTCGAAGGTCGCAGCGGCGTGTGGGTGAGCCAGACGACGGATGCCGGCGAGCAGGCCCCCGATGCCAAGATCGGTGCGATCGGCCTGCGCGTCGCCGAGGGCGTCACCATGCATGGCTTCGCGCTGAACTGCTCGAACAGCCTCGACGCCTACGAGCAGATCGTCGCATGCGGCATCCGCGACGCCGGCGTCACCACGATCACGCGCGAGCTCGCGCGTCGCGGCGACGCGACGGTGGTCGACCCCACCGCCGTCGTGCCCGTGCTGACGCGCGTCTTCGACCGGGTGCTCGGCGAGCAG
Proteins encoded in this window:
- a CDS encoding RNA polymerase sigma factor; amino-acid sequence: MAAKTAAKTPATAKKTTTAKAATATKRTSTKKAAANDEAENEEELDEGDAPETEVVVEAAPAAEENDDSEESDEAEEKPAAPEMTEPLPTGAIVLRAADEDDDVPVYSTTITGATADPVKDYLKQIGKVALLNAEQEVELAMRIEAGLFAEEKLSHMDDKEKRTQLGRELTWVARDGQRAKSHLLGANLRLVVSLAKRYTGRGMQFLDLIQEGNLGLIRAVEKFDYTKGFKFSTYATWWIRQAITRAMADQARTIRIPVHMVEVINKLARVQRQMLQDLGREPTPEELSRELDMTPEKVVEVQKYGREPISLHTPLGEDGDSEFGDLIEDTEAVVPADAVGFTMLQKQLESLLDSLSEREAGVIRMRFGLGDGQPKTLDQIGDTFGVTRERIRQIESKTMAKLRHPSRSQSLRDYLE
- a CDS encoding MFS transporter is translated as MSRRGALVYATGLFAYLVAITQRTTIGVAGVSATERFHASAAVLSMLAVLQLVVYAGAQIPFGVLLDRFGPRRMMIGGLGVMAVGQVVVALSPNIGDAIVGRVLVGAGDATVFLSVIRLVSSWFPGRRVPVAVQWVSNVGQLGQVLSAVPFAAILHEAGWTPAFLSAAAFVVLGVVLVTTLVVDRPADAVEGPRPENWTQSLRQLGESLKMPGTQLGFWSHFVTMSPMTMFTLMWGLPFLVFGLGYPRAEASVLLIVPVVAGMVVGPILGVLTGRHPLRRSNIVLMVVAAMAAIWAVMLLWPGKPPFAVVVLMLVIVGIGGPGSAIGFDFARTSNPLHALGSANGVVNVGGFSASFVMIYVIGSLLDLAHSHFGQPMYSLASFRVAFLIVFAVLAVGLVGVVRARRRTRARMLDEEGIRVAPIWVALNDAWARRKAARG
- a CDS encoding proteasome assembly chaperone family protein → MRNPRELYELTAAAMDVPAGLPLVGGLTGFADAGGTVSQLGAYTLENLPRHELIALFDNDILLDYRARRPTFTFEQDHLTDYAPPKLALYLVDDEVGRPFLFLHGYEPDFEWEAFSAAVIGLIETLEVSSTTWVHAIPMPVPHTRPLSVTVSGNNAELIEQLSAWRPRTQAPATAMHLIEYRLTEREHLTTGFVVLVPHYLGDTEYPAALITALQSIAASTGLVFPTDFLRDDDRDFVANINEQVQSNQELERLVGALEERHDTYMQDNPIKRGLADAGNLPSADEIAAELEQFLAHQRRHGKDDAGDSLD
- a CDS encoding leucyl aminopeptidase; translated protein: MTAAELIIVPEVAVADAEILVFAATADKPAPTVVGAELAPELVRAVAEQLPLVGFGGGADELARLAVDGRAIAVIGLGKSVTADGVRAAAGSAVRQLAGAASVALALTADDELLPAVLAGAALGSYSYDVYRTASKAGAKTPVARIQVVSGVADAAAALTRARVDADAVALVKDLFNQPPLDLYPETFVHAAREAVGHLPVAVQVWDEQALADEGFGGILGVGQGSTRGPRLAKLSYSPVGATQHLALVGKGITFDSGGLSLKPPTGMIGMKGDMTGAAVALAAVRAVAELELPVRVTAWLCLAENMPSGAAIRPGDVLRIRGGKTVEVLNTDAEGRLVMADGLVAASEEHPDQLIDVATLTGAKVTALGVRYSAVMGDDGLVDELRAAAADSGELLWPMPLPDELRATINSGIADLANANPGVAAGGMLLAGVFLREFVGAQADGDDAPRIPWAHLDIAGSEENKGGPYGFTGKGGTGVAVRLLVRHAERLAAAASTVG
- the lpdA gene encoding dihydrolipoyl dehydrogenase → MADHTFDLVVLGGGSGGYAAALRAAELGSRVALIEKGKVGGTCLHRGCIPTKALLHSAEIADSARDAEKTGVLATFEGIDPERLAAYRDGVVARKYKGLQALIRARGITVVEGFGRLVSGTTVAVGDDVYEGRNVVLATGASARTLPGLEIGGRVITSDEALQLDHVPASVAVLGGGVIGVEFASLWRSLGAEVTIIEALPHLLPLEDEAISKGLERAFRRREIDFRLGVPFRGAEQTDAGVTVALENGDTIEVELLLVAVGRAPVTGGLGLEELGVELERGFVATDERLQTSVPGLYAVGDIVAGPQLAHRGFQHGVFVAEEIAGLAPAVIGDALIPKIAYCSPEVASVGLSEAAAVERYGADAVNAVSSYEYSLAGNARSEILGTNGVVKIVRVAGGPVVGIHLLGARVGELIGEAQLAVGWEAHPEDVAPFVHAHPTQNEALGEAFLKLAGKPLHAL
- the sucB gene encoding 2-oxoglutarate dehydrogenase, E2 component, dihydrolipoamide succinyltransferase, yielding MSESVSLPALGESVTEGTVTRWLKNVGDRVEVDEPLLEVSTDKVDTEIPSPVAGVIEAILVQEDETVEVGTALVTIGDGSGAAAPAEAEPAPAAAPEPVAPPEPAPAPEPVAAPAPEPVPAPEPVPAPAAAPAAVVAPEPVAAPAAAAPAPQPVAPAAPAAPAPAPAAAAPAAPAAGGAHAGGGYVTPIVRKIASEQGVDLNSVAGTGVGGRIRKEDVLNAASGASSAPVAAPAPAPAPLEVSPLRGSTVAATRLTKVMSQRAVESMQQTAQLTTVVKVDVTKVAALRDRVKADFQAKTGNKLSFLPFFAKAALEALQVYPIINSTFDGENITYPATENLAIAVDTDRGLLTPVIKDASSLDIAGLAAQIADLAGRTRDNKLKPDELAGGTFTLTNTGSRGALFDTPVVFLPQSAILGTGIVVKEPTVIKADGQDVIAIRSIVYLALSYDHRTIAGADAARYLGAVKARLEQAAFEGDLGI
- the lipB gene encoding lipoyl(octanoyl) transferase LipB, giving the protein MIEYRVTGLSANSVPYLEALELQRETHAAVVRGAAPDTVLLLEHPSVFTAGKRTEASERPTDGTPVIDVDRGGKITWHGPGQLVGYPIMRLKEPVDVVAFVRRLEQLMIDVIAEFGVDGHRVEGRSGVWVSQTTDAGEQAPDAKIGAIGLRVAEGVTMHGFALNCSNSLDAYEQIVACGIRDAGVTTITRELARRGDATVVDPTAVVPVLTRVFDRVLGEQAVLA